In a single window of the Poecile atricapillus isolate bPoeAtr1 chromosome 27, bPoeAtr1.hap1, whole genome shotgun sequence genome:
- the TBX21 gene encoding T-box transcription factor TBX21, translating to MGALEPGTGAPRAAAPMLSTAASLAKEPPGPRDAAAAFFGDGGGPEPGAPPLSYGAPGGFGGRFLGPCPPYRAPPPPAAPVEGYAGAEGGFGGGGGPLCPPLCALPGYRAAGKVQVMLNNYPLWAKFHKHQTEMIITKQGRRMFPFLSFSVSGLNPVAHYSVCVDVVLVDQHHWRYQGGKWVQCGKAEGNMPGNRLYLHPDSPNTGAHWMRQEVSFGKLKLTNNKGASNNVGQMIVLQSLHKYQPRLHVTEVREGEGEEGYPSPHTHTFAFPETQFIAVTAYQNADITQLKIDHNPFAKGFRDNFDSMYTASESDRLTPSPPEAPGCQQLLPAPRFQPFLPEQYPLPPGRFFGGERGAALPLPPPKDPPPWYFPPQQPPAPGALEFGGYDGGYGGGKLMPYGVKPFALPPTPHPPLPYYPEGPGGFGVTGGWSPGQYGPKGGAAALGWYREPREEKGKEAEGWAPEPAAAVASGDSPDSGLYECKRRRVSPYPSSTESSPPARNGDLYDKEPVTDGGYYGFY from the exons ATGGGCGCGCTGGAGCCGGGCACCGGAGCCCCCCGGGCCGCCGCCCCCATGCTCAGCACCGCCGCCAGCCTCGCCAAGGAGCCGCCGGGCCCCCGGGACGCCGCCGCCGCTTTTTTCGGTGATGGCGGGGGACCGGAACCGGGAGCCCCCCCGCTCTCTTACGGCGCTCCCGGAGGTTTCGGCGGCCGGTTCCTGGGGCCGTGCCCGCCGTACCGGGCtccgccgcctcccgccgctCCGGTGGAAGGTTACGCGGGTGCCGAGGGCGGTTTCGGCGGCGGGGGGGGCCCGCTGTGCCCCCCGCTCTGTGCCCTGCCCGGCTACAGGGCGGCCGGGAAGGTGCAGGTGATGCTCAACAATTACCCGCTCTGGGCCAAGTTCCACAAGCACCAGACCGAGATGATCATCACCAAACAGGGCAG gcgCATGTTCCCCTTCCTCAGCTTCAGCGTGTCGGGGCTGAACCCCGTGGCTCACTACAGCGTCTGCGTGGACGTGGTGCTGGTGGACCAACACCACTGGCGCTACCAGGGCGGAAAATGGGTGCAGTGCGGGAAAGCCGAGGGCAACATGCCAG GGAACCGCCTGTACCTGCACCCCGACTCGCCCAACACGGGCGCGCACTGGATGAGGCAGGAGGTTTCCTTCGGGAAGCTGAAGCTCACCAACAACAAGGGAGCCTCCAACAACGTCGGGCAG ATGATCGTGCTGCAGTCGCTGCACAAGTACCAGCCGCGGCTGCACGTCACGGAGGTGAGGGAGggcgagggggaggaaggcTACCCCTCCCCGCACACTCACACCTTCGCCTTCCCCGAGACCCAGTTCATCGCCGTCACCGCCTACCAGAACGCCGAT atCACCCAGCTGAAGATCGACCACAACCCCTTCGCCAAAGGATTCCGGGACAACTTTGACTC GATGTACACGGCCTCGGAGAGCGACCGCCTGACCCCATCCCCTCCGGAGGCTCcgggctgccagcagctgctgccggCCCCTCgcttccagcccttcctgcccGAGCAGTACCCGCTGCCCCCGGGCCGCTTCTTCGGGGGGGAGCGGGGGGCTGCGCTGCCCCTGCCgccccccaaagacccccctCCCTGGTATTTCCCCCCGCAGCAGCCCCCCGCCCCCGGAGCGCTGGAGTTCGGCGGCTACGACGGGGGGTACGGGGGTGGCAAATTAATGCCCTATGGGGTGAAACCCTTCGCGCTGCCCCCCACCCCACACCCGCCCCTGCCCTACTACCCCGAGGGGCCGGGGGGCTTCGGGGTGACGGGGGGCTGGAGCCCCGGGCAGTACGGCCCCAAGGGCGGCGCCGCGGCTCTGGGCTGGTAccgggagccccgggaggagaaggggaaggaggcGGAGGGCTGGGCCCCCGAGCCCGCCGCCGCTGTGGCCTCGGGGGACTCGCCGGACTCGGGGCTGTACGAGTGCAAGCGGCGGAGGGTGTCCCCGTACCCCTCGAGCACCGAGAGCTCCCCCCCGGCCCGCAACGGCGACCTCTACGACAAGGAGCCGGTCACCGACGGGGGCTACTACGGCTTCTACTGA